The following are from one region of the Methylophilus sp. DW102 genome:
- a CDS encoding biosynthetic peptidoglycan transglycosylase: protein MVRLWCKRLLLTLLAAVLLTTLAVTAWIWQPYDKTAWRIKLPIGSGVQVRVLPLFMLATSPVGRWWLDHKAFSLHHGQIRLYDADGLRVHCQQCWLIAKSVSDKPLMLESVELWLKLNGQQLHGHLVAHSSALPNTPSAEPPPAFKINFEGKVTMHALKLNWTLPATPLASLLAPLASHSSSISQAHVSGILSASGTLRWPKQSWSAQPQLEQLQVTGLDLSKVTASTVQYDCPLLDEQKHPEKVHWLSYENMGHWLPMAVIIAEDAEFRHHPGYVLTQMRQLLGKESTDKAVGGSTITQQVVKYMFTNGERTWKRKIEELLYAVQLEHTLNKTQILNLYLNTVDWGPGLCGAHAAANYYFGLEPAKMNPIQAAWLAGIIRNPHRAWKQQFIARNPVLSRAESILHYMPESARKQPGTLNFRPLPVK from the coding sequence ATGGTCAGACTCTGGTGCAAACGCCTGTTACTCACGCTCTTGGCAGCTGTTCTGCTGACAACGCTCGCCGTCACCGCCTGGATTTGGCAGCCCTATGATAAAACTGCCTGGCGAATAAAGCTGCCGATAGGCAGTGGCGTTCAGGTCCGTGTGTTGCCGCTGTTCATGCTGGCGACCTCGCCAGTTGGCCGCTGGTGGCTGGACCACAAGGCATTTAGCCTGCACCATGGCCAGATCCGCTTGTATGATGCAGACGGCTTGCGTGTCCACTGCCAGCAATGCTGGTTAATCGCTAAATCGGTGAGTGATAAGCCCCTGATGCTGGAAAGTGTCGAGTTATGGCTCAAGCTGAATGGCCAGCAACTTCACGGACACCTGGTTGCGCACTCCTCAGCGCTCCCCAATACCCCTTCCGCAGAGCCCCCGCCCGCCTTCAAAATTAACTTTGAAGGCAAAGTCACCATGCACGCCTTAAAGCTTAACTGGACGCTGCCTGCTACCCCCTTAGCGAGCTTGCTGGCACCCTTGGCCAGTCATTCCTCCAGCATCTCGCAGGCGCATGTCTCAGGCATTCTTAGCGCCAGCGGTACCCTGCGCTGGCCCAAGCAGAGCTGGAGTGCACAACCTCAGCTTGAACAGCTGCAAGTGACAGGGCTTGATCTCAGCAAAGTCACAGCGTCGACGGTGCAGTATGATTGCCCCTTGCTTGATGAGCAAAAACATCCTGAAAAAGTCCACTGGCTCAGTTATGAAAACATGGGGCATTGGCTGCCGATGGCGGTGATCATCGCCGAGGATGCCGAGTTCAGGCACCATCCCGGCTATGTGCTCACGCAAATGCGGCAGCTATTAGGCAAAGAAAGCACGGATAAAGCGGTAGGCGGCAGCACCATCACCCAGCAGGTCGTGAAATACATGTTCACCAATGGTGAACGGACCTGGAAGCGTAAAATTGAAGAATTGCTCTACGCGGTGCAGCTCGAACACACTTTAAATAAAACACAAATTCTTAATTTGTATCTGAATACGGTGGATTGGGGCCCGGGGCTGTGTGGTGCACACGCAGCGGCCAACTATTATTTTGGCCTGGAGCCTGCCAAGATGAATCCGATTCAGGCCGCCTGGCTGGCGGGCATCATCCGCAACCCGCACCGTGCCTGGAAACAACAGTTTATTGCCAGAAACCCCGTATTGTCGCGTGCTGAAAGTATTTTGCACTATATGCCGGAAAGTGCCCGCAAACAGCCTGGCACCCTGAATTTTCGTCCGCTGCCAGTCAAATAA
- a CDS encoding YDG domain-containing protein: MKAASLNHIYRLVWSRLQQAWVAVAETARAQGKSSVSGKVPEPASGYIGKRHIGAITSSAKRGMLVASAFAAVIAPLTSFADTNVVAGVVAGDLAVKDLSSTHTQYTHTANVNIVDFYKFGVEKGHQLDVVMPDAGRALYRVIGDSRSEIMGTLNSNGSLFLINQNGILFGHGAEVNVGNIVASSLDISNDDFIKGKYNFAVGSIVGNVENYGVIKAKNEGYIVLLGKTVDNSGTLVASNGSVVLGSAQQATLDFFGNGLVKTKLSGGALEATIKNSGSIYADGGFVQMATNARASAINISGIVEANQLVERNGVIRLEGGDNAKVEVSGRLIAKGEHTTGGTIEVTGEQVALMNGAVLDASGDKGGGKVLVGGDYQGKNDAVYNARTTYVASGATIKADAIQEGNGGKVVVWADDLTRYYGEISAQGGAKSGNGGFVEVSGKQHLAMLGDVNVGATNGIGGTVLFDPENIVLNNTAASAPANQPDGTPDDAFASNPGANTEVNVTQVKGYSELYLQANNNITVNSALTMNRDGSVRLEANNDINVNAAITTTGKGSINLKADADNSGTGNLAIGANISGTGGVTLSAATLTHTAGDISAPGAGSSTGNAGNVNITVTGSADLGSANISAKGRENSFPPAGFNGGTVTINAGSLNMTGNIDTSGSSVVAPNGQVVALPGGNGGAVTISTSGNATVGNITTGAGGAGAGNNIAASNSGAVQISSASGNLNIGNINTQGVSNSNGANVTLTANNGSVNTGDINTNASNPGNNNGTNAGNIAVNAGTGINVGNINASGATGKGQSGNAGSVSLVSTDGDVVTKEISLKVGFALANGTIGQAPDLFIRAGRDVIQSGNIITNAQSLNTTIVAGRGYRNTSNFDISTGANGRWLIYSQSPDNGQRGTKILNGYDFKQYGTTYDGVKNGTQQINAAAKGNGLIYSENIVIDPKLSGSVSRVYDTTTDASIAGLSLVTEGRDGDVINYSNIVSATFDNKNVGDNKVVTTNPISILSVTNTTSRNGVDVARQVYGYTLTNNQTSASATGAIGQITPASLSTVAGITANDKVFDGNTLASLNTGAAIFNGRLGNDQLTVATADGQFIDSAVGAGKTVNISGITLGGVDAGNYTLVNNTATTTASILAVPTPPTTPTTTTLNISPRDNAGLGGLVGTNPALNTMTIVSLNPAAGDDEDPDAVACPVNEDHLGSTPILSSGVKLPDGVNSNCI; encoded by the coding sequence ATGAAAGCAGCATCCTTAAACCATATCTACCGTCTTGTGTGGAGTCGGCTTCAGCAAGCTTGGGTTGCCGTTGCAGAAACCGCGCGTGCGCAAGGTAAGTCCAGTGTCAGTGGAAAAGTGCCTGAACCGGCTTCTGGCTATATAGGCAAGCGACATATTGGTGCTATCACCTCTTCTGCCAAACGTGGCATGCTTGTCGCCAGTGCATTTGCTGCGGTCATCGCTCCATTGACTTCTTTTGCTGATACCAATGTGGTTGCTGGGGTGGTTGCGGGTGATCTGGCAGTCAAAGATTTGAGCAGTACGCATACTCAGTATACCCATACAGCCAATGTCAATATTGTTGATTTTTACAAGTTTGGTGTAGAAAAAGGCCATCAACTAGATGTTGTGATGCCAGATGCTGGCCGTGCGCTCTACCGTGTAATCGGAGATAGCCGTTCCGAAATCATGGGCACACTTAATTCCAATGGAAGCCTGTTCCTGATTAACCAAAACGGGATTTTATTTGGTCACGGTGCAGAAGTGAATGTCGGTAATATCGTTGCCTCCAGTTTGGACATTTCTAATGATGACTTTATTAAAGGCAAATACAATTTTGCCGTGGGCAGCATCGTTGGTAACGTGGAAAACTATGGTGTCATCAAAGCAAAAAATGAAGGCTACATTGTTCTCTTAGGCAAAACCGTCGATAACAGTGGTACCTTGGTCGCAAGCAACGGTAGTGTGGTATTGGGCTCTGCCCAACAAGCGACATTGGACTTTTTTGGCAATGGGCTGGTTAAAACCAAATTGTCTGGTGGTGCACTCGAGGCCACCATTAAAAACAGTGGTTCCATTTATGCCGATGGTGGCTTTGTGCAAATGGCAACCAATGCCCGTGCCTCAGCCATCAATATCTCCGGGATTGTGGAAGCCAATCAACTGGTCGAACGTAATGGCGTCATCCGTCTGGAAGGTGGCGATAATGCCAAAGTCGAAGTGTCAGGCCGCTTGATTGCGAAAGGTGAGCACACTACTGGCGGCACTATTGAGGTCACAGGCGAGCAAGTCGCTTTGATGAACGGCGCTGTGCTGGATGCCTCCGGCGATAAAGGCGGTGGCAAAGTGTTGGTAGGTGGTGATTACCAAGGTAAAAATGATGCGGTTTACAACGCTAGAACCACTTATGTAGCCAGCGGTGCAACGATCAAAGCAGATGCCATTCAGGAAGGCAATGGCGGTAAAGTGGTTGTCTGGGCGGATGATTTGACCCGTTACTATGGCGAGATTTCTGCTCAAGGCGGCGCCAAGAGTGGAAACGGTGGGTTTGTTGAGGTCTCTGGCAAGCAGCACTTGGCCATGCTAGGTGACGTTAATGTTGGTGCCACAAATGGCATCGGTGGCACCGTTTTATTTGATCCTGAAAACATTGTTTTGAATAACACCGCGGCATCTGCACCAGCAAACCAACCGGATGGCACCCCAGATGATGCATTCGCCAGTAATCCAGGGGCAAATACTGAAGTCAATGTCACTCAGGTGAAGGGTTACAGCGAGCTCTATTTGCAAGCTAACAATAACATTACCGTTAACAGTGCGCTTACGATGAATCGTGATGGTAGCGTGCGTCTGGAAGCAAATAATGACATCAATGTAAATGCTGCAATTACAACCACTGGCAAAGGCAGTATCAACCTTAAGGCAGATGCTGACAATAGCGGTACCGGTAATTTAGCAATTGGTGCCAATATTTCAGGGACAGGCGGCGTCACACTTTCAGCTGCGACATTGACGCATACAGCGGGTGATATCAGTGCGCCTGGCGCCGGAAGTAGCACAGGAAACGCTGGTAATGTGAATATTACGGTGACTGGTTCTGCAGATTTGGGCTCAGCAAATATTTCTGCCAAAGGGCGTGAAAACTCATTTCCGCCAGCTGGGTTTAATGGTGGCACAGTAACGATCAATGCTGGCAGCCTCAATATGACAGGCAATATTGATACTTCGGGCTCTTCAGTCGTGGCCCCTAACGGACAAGTTGTTGCATTGCCAGGTGGTAATGGCGGTGCAGTGACAATCTCCACCTCCGGAAATGCTACTGTCGGTAACATCACTACTGGCGCTGGCGGGGCGGGTGCTGGTAATAATATTGCTGCCAGTAATTCAGGTGCAGTTCAAATCAGTAGTGCTAGCGGCAATCTGAATATTGGTAATATTAATACTCAAGGCGTCAGCAACTCCAATGGAGCAAATGTCACTCTAACCGCTAACAATGGGAGCGTTAATACCGGGGACATTAATACGAATGCCTCCAATCCTGGCAATAACAACGGTACAAATGCAGGTAATATCGCTGTGAATGCGGGTACGGGTATTAATGTTGGCAATATCAACGCTTCGGGTGCAACAGGTAAAGGCCAAAGCGGTAATGCTGGGTCGGTCTCACTTGTTTCGACTGATGGTGATGTTGTCACTAAAGAAATTTCACTCAAAGTCGGTTTTGCGTTAGCCAATGGAACAATTGGGCAGGCTCCTGATCTCTTTATTCGTGCGGGCCGCGATGTAATTCAGTCTGGCAATATCATTACTAATGCTCAGAGTTTGAATACGACAATTGTTGCAGGCAGAGGGTATAGGAATACCAGCAACTTTGATATTTCTACGGGTGCAAATGGTCGTTGGCTCATTTATTCACAGTCACCGGATAATGGGCAGCGCGGGACAAAAATCCTCAACGGCTATGATTTCAAGCAGTACGGCACTACTTATGATGGTGTAAAAAATGGTACGCAGCAGATCAATGCTGCAGCCAAAGGGAATGGCTTGATTTACTCTGAAAATATTGTGATTGATCCCAAGCTATCTGGGTCTGTAAGTCGTGTTTACGATACGACAACAGATGCTAGTATTGCAGGCTTATCATTGGTGACAGAGGGCCGTGATGGTGATGTGATTAATTACAGTAATATAGTTTCTGCAACTTTTGATAACAAAAATGTTGGCGACAATAAGGTCGTGACCACTAATCCTATTTCGATCCTGAGTGTGACTAATACAACAAGTAGAAATGGTGTTGATGTGGCGAGACAGGTGTATGGTTATACCTTGACCAACAATCAGACCTCAGCAAGTGCAACTGGAGCTATTGGTCAAATTACCCCGGCTAGCCTTTCAACTGTCGCTGGAATAACAGCCAATGACAAAGTTTTTGATGGAAATACACTTGCTTCTTTAAATACGGGTGCTGCCATATTTAATGGACGGTTGGGTAATGATCAGCTGACAGTGGCGACAGCTGATGGGCAGTTTATTGATAGTGCCGTAGGTGCTGGTAAAACTGTTAATATCAGTGGCATCACTTTAGGTGGTGTAGATGCAGGTAACTATACACTGGTTAATAATACCGCAACGACTACAGCTAGTATTTTGGCTGTTCCAACGCCCCCTACCACCCCAACGACTACAACGTTGAATATCTCACCACGTGACAACGCTGGTTTAGGTGGCCTGGTCGGAACTAACCCTGCTTTGAATACGATGACCATCGTTTCTCTGAACCCTGCTGCGGGTGATGATGAAGATCCGGATGCAGTGGCTTGTCCAGTGAATGAAGATCACCTGGGTAGTACGCCTATCCTTAGTTCTGGCGTTAAATTGCCAGATGGTGTGAACTCGAATTGTATTTAA
- a CDS encoding hydroxymethylpyrimidine/phosphomethylpyrimidine kinase: MANTPPTVLTFAATDPSSGAGVQADILALSSIGCYPLSVITGITAQDTVGVESVMPLDADLINDQARTILEDVSVSAFKLGLLGSVENVAVIAEIVADYPDVPLIIDPILASGRGDELSNEEMQAAMCELLFPQATLITPNSLEARRLAYYDESDEVKHSSLEECALRLLGMGAEYVMITGTHERSNDVVNSLYGLQNGAPGLIKDYHWERLPGSYHGSGCTLTSAITACLAHGLSMEEAVHEAQEFTWQTLRHAFRPGMGQFIPDRFFWARESEVQEKASELQH, translated from the coding sequence ATGGCAAATACCCCTCCCACCGTTTTAACGTTTGCGGCCACAGATCCCAGCAGTGGTGCAGGTGTGCAGGCCGATATTCTGGCGCTCTCCAGCATCGGGTGCTACCCGTTGTCAGTGATTACTGGCATTACCGCGCAAGATACAGTGGGGGTAGAGAGCGTGATGCCACTGGATGCAGACCTGATCAATGATCAGGCACGCACCATTCTGGAAGATGTCTCCGTCAGCGCGTTTAAATTGGGTTTGCTGGGGAGCGTTGAAAATGTGGCAGTGATTGCCGAGATTGTGGCTGATTACCCGGATGTGCCGCTTATCATCGATCCGATTCTTGCATCCGGCCGCGGCGACGAGTTGTCGAATGAAGAAATGCAGGCCGCGATGTGCGAGCTCTTGTTCCCGCAAGCCACTCTGATTACGCCTAATAGCCTGGAGGCCCGTCGCCTGGCCTATTACGATGAAAGCGACGAGGTGAAGCATAGCTCGCTTGAAGAATGTGCGCTACGCCTGCTGGGCATGGGGGCTGAATATGTGATGATCACGGGCACGCACGAGCGTTCAAATGACGTCGTTAACAGTTTGTATGGTTTACAAAATGGGGCGCCTGGCCTGATCAAGGATTATCACTGGGAGCGTTTGCCTGGCAGTTATCATGGCTCTGGCTGCACGCTCACCAGTGCCATCACCGCATGTTTGGCACATGGCTTGAGTATGGAAGAAGCCGTGCACGAAGCACAGGAATTCACCTGGCAAACCCTGCGTCACGCTTTTAGGCCGGGCATGGGGCAATTTATTCCCGACCGTTTCTTCTGGGCACGTGAGTCCGAGGTACAGGAAAAAGCGAGTGAGCTTCAGCATTAA
- the thiE gene encoding thiamine phosphate synthase: MSFSIKGLYLVTPDCDDTALLCGQVAQALQGGVAIVQYRHKTATEALRLEQAAALLSLCRGAQIPFLINDHVDLAAHLDADGVHVGQHDRAITQARALLGKQKIIGASCYNQFSLAEHAQTAGADYVAFGACYPSSTKPNAPRAETALFAQGRQQLSVPVVGIGGITLENARPLITAGADALAVISDIFQADDITAHCRAYQSLFASN; the protein is encoded by the coding sequence GTGAGCTTCAGCATTAAAGGTTTGTATCTGGTCACGCCAGATTGTGATGACACTGCATTGTTGTGCGGACAGGTGGCACAGGCCTTGCAAGGGGGCGTTGCCATTGTGCAATACCGTCATAAAACGGCCACCGAGGCCTTGCGTCTGGAGCAAGCGGCAGCCTTGTTGTCATTATGCCGTGGCGCTCAGATTCCCTTTTTGATTAATGACCATGTTGATCTGGCCGCTCATCTGGATGCAGATGGCGTGCATGTGGGTCAGCATGACCGTGCCATCACGCAGGCACGCGCCCTGCTTGGTAAACAAAAAATCATTGGCGCTTCTTGCTATAACCAGTTTTCGCTGGCGGAACACGCGCAAACTGCGGGGGCGGATTACGTGGCTTTTGGCGCCTGTTATCCTTCTTCTACCAAGCCGAATGCGCCGCGTGCCGAGACTGCGTTGTTTGCGCAAGGCAGGCAACAGTTGTCTGTGCCGGTGGTTGGCATTGGGGGGATAACGTTGGAGAATGCCCGTCCATTGATCACGGCTGGCGCGGATGCACTGGCCGTGATTAGCGATATTTTCCAGGCGGACGATATCACTGCCCACTGCCGGGCATATCAGTCTTTATTTGCGTCAAATTGA
- the mpl gene encoding UDP-N-acetylmuramate:L-alanyl-gamma-D-glutamyl-meso-diaminopimelate ligase, whose amino-acid sequence MHIHILGICGTFMGGIAVLAKAAGHRVTGCDANVYPPMSTQLEAQGIELIQGFDPSQTGLQPDIYVIGNVVTRGNPLMEEILNQGLPYISGPQWLAENVLQGKWVLAVAGTHGKTTTSSMLAWVLEYAGLAPGFLIGGVPENFGVSARLPQTPRQDPQSVSPFFVIEADEYDTAFFDKRSKFVHYRPRTAVLNNLEFDHADIFDDLAAIEKQFHHLVRTVPQQGLVVANQQESLDRVLARGCWSAVERIDSASGWQVQHVDAQGRFDVFFNGERQGNVSWNLLGEHNRNNALAVIAAARHVGVAPCIAIEALSEFKNVKRRMEVKGVVNEITVYDDFAHHPTAIATTVAGLRAKVGAARILAVLEPRSNTMKLGVMKEALPDSLRDADAVFCYASNLGWDAAAALAPIQHKAQTFDDLTQLVAAVSAMAKPGDHVLVMSNGGFGGVHQKLLQALQG is encoded by the coding sequence ATGCATATTCACATCCTTGGCATTTGTGGCACGTTTATGGGCGGCATCGCCGTGCTGGCCAAGGCGGCCGGGCATCGGGTCACTGGCTGTGATGCCAATGTGTACCCGCCTATGAGCACCCAACTTGAGGCTCAGGGCATTGAGTTGATCCAAGGCTTTGATCCTTCGCAAACGGGCTTGCAGCCTGATATTTATGTGATTGGCAACGTGGTGACGCGCGGCAATCCTTTAATGGAGGAAATCCTCAATCAAGGATTGCCTTATATTTCTGGCCCACAGTGGCTGGCAGAGAATGTGCTGCAAGGTAAATGGGTACTGGCCGTGGCCGGGACACACGGCAAAACCACCACGTCTTCGATGCTGGCCTGGGTGCTGGAGTACGCCGGGTTGGCGCCGGGCTTTTTGATTGGCGGCGTGCCTGAAAACTTTGGTGTTTCTGCGCGGTTGCCACAAACACCCAGGCAAGATCCGCAATCGGTCTCCCCTTTCTTTGTGATTGAGGCCGATGAATATGACACCGCTTTCTTCGACAAGCGCTCAAAGTTCGTGCATTACCGTCCGCGTACAGCCGTACTGAATAATCTGGAATTCGATCATGCGGATATCTTTGACGACCTTGCCGCTATTGAAAAGCAGTTCCATCACCTGGTGCGCACCGTGCCTCAGCAAGGTCTGGTGGTCGCGAACCAACAAGAAAGCCTGGACCGGGTACTTGCACGCGGGTGTTGGAGTGCTGTGGAGCGCATAGACAGCGCGAGTGGCTGGCAAGTGCAACATGTGGATGCCCAAGGCCGCTTTGATGTGTTTTTTAACGGTGAGCGCCAGGGCAATGTGAGCTGGAATCTGCTCGGCGAACATAACCGTAATAATGCGCTGGCAGTGATTGCCGCCGCCCGCCATGTCGGTGTTGCACCTTGCATTGCGATTGAGGCCTTGAGCGAATTCAAAAACGTCAAACGCCGCATGGAAGTCAAAGGCGTGGTTAACGAAATCACGGTGTATGACGATTTTGCCCACCATCCTACCGCGATTGCCACCACGGTTGCAGGCTTGCGCGCCAAAGTGGGCGCAGCTCGCATTCTGGCCGTCCTCGAGCCACGCTCTAACACCATGAAACTGGGTGTGATGAAAGAGGCCCTGCCCGACAGCCTGCGCGATGCCGATGCCGTATTTTGCTACGCCAGCAACCTGGGCTGGGATGCGGCAGCGGCGCTGGCGCCGATTCAGCACAAAGCCCAAACCTTTGATGACCTGACACAGTTAGTGGCCGCTGTAAGCGCCATGGCCAAACCTGGCGACCATGTGCTGGTGATGAGCAATGGCGGGTTCGGCGGCGTGCACCAGAAATTATTGCAGGCTTTGCAGGGATAA
- a CDS encoding NAD(P)H-dependent oxidoreductase subunit E, translating into MTPSHFQYHVFFCLNQRENGEDCCMHKGAEAAFDYMKKQVKQQGLAGAGKVRINRAGCLDRCGVGPVMVVYPDAVWYTFVDESDIDDIIESHLQQGKVVERLVV; encoded by the coding sequence ATGACTCCAAGCCACTTTCAATACCATGTCTTTTTCTGCCTGAACCAGCGTGAAAACGGTGAAGACTGTTGTATGCACAAAGGTGCCGAAGCGGCTTTTGATTACATGAAAAAGCAGGTCAAACAGCAAGGCTTGGCTGGGGCTGGCAAAGTGCGGATTAACCGTGCCGGTTGCCTGGACCGTTGTGGCGTTGGCCCGGTCATGGTCGTCTATCCAGATGCGGTTTGGTATACCTTTGTCGATGAAAGCGATATTGACGACATCATCGAAAGTCATCTGCAGCAAGGCAAGGTTGTGGAGCGCCTGGTGGTCTAA
- a CDS encoding energy transducer TonB, with product MGLVKGFSKQSPLVWALWASLLVHAVLLTLHFQPELKAFKDQIPSLQVMLVNSKTRSAPEKADALAQANLDRGGNTDEKRQMKSPLPSVQQLQAALPATPQANTASATPAAAPQESELVREKQRVTQLEQEAQALLTQLKASTSVTSLQAPSTLPHPSSKEQTPAKLLPEQSQPQLAAMQEMAKLEALIAKQQEAYENRPKRQFIGARTREYRFANYVEQWRQKIERVGNLNYPQAARTQKLYGQLQMTVSIKADGSIEDIRIHRSSGHRLLDESARRIVQLAAPFPVFTEDIRQDTDVLSITRTWNFTRDDQLSTE from the coding sequence ATGGGCCTCGTGAAAGGTTTCAGCAAACAGTCACCACTGGTATGGGCCTTGTGGGCTTCTTTACTGGTGCACGCCGTATTGCTGACGCTCCATTTTCAGCCCGAACTCAAGGCGTTTAAAGACCAGATTCCCTCTTTGCAGGTGATGCTGGTCAACAGCAAAACCCGCAGTGCGCCAGAAAAAGCGGATGCGCTGGCACAAGCCAACCTTGATCGCGGCGGCAATACCGATGAAAAGCGGCAGATGAAAAGTCCGCTGCCCAGCGTGCAGCAATTACAAGCAGCCTTGCCCGCTACGCCACAGGCAAACACCGCCTCAGCAACGCCTGCCGCGGCCCCGCAAGAGTCTGAGCTGGTTCGAGAAAAACAGCGGGTGACCCAACTGGAGCAAGAAGCACAGGCACTACTGACGCAACTAAAAGCCAGTACATCGGTCACTAGTCTGCAGGCGCCGTCCACATTGCCGCATCCATCCAGCAAAGAGCAAACGCCGGCAAAATTGCTGCCAGAGCAATCACAGCCGCAATTGGCTGCCATGCAAGAAATGGCCAAGCTGGAAGCATTGATTGCCAAGCAGCAGGAGGCCTATGAAAACCGCCCCAAGCGACAGTTTATCGGTGCCCGCACACGCGAATATCGCTTTGCGAATTATGTGGAGCAATGGCGGCAAAAAATTGAGCGTGTGGGAAACCTGAATTATCCGCAGGCGGCCCGAACACAAAAGTTATATGGTCAATTGCAGATGACGGTGTCGATCAAGGCCGATGGGTCGATAGAAGATATTCGTATTCATCGCAGCTCCGGGCACAGGTTGCTCGATGAGTCCGCACGTCGCATTGTGCAATTGGCCGCGCCGTTTCCGGTATTCACCGAAGATATTCGTCAGGATACCGATGTGCTGAGTATTACCCGTACCTGGAACTTTACCAGGGATGACCAACTTTCGACTGAGTAA
- a CDS encoding ShlB/FhaC/HecB family hemolysin secretion/activation protein, with protein MKKHTTGMRLIPWLVMGYCSQVLAGGVSFPEPLQPNIPRPIIPEPRPIIQVPQETPQPEKKQKKSSLKIVVKAFKFSGNKQFSDEVLAAQVASLTGHEVGMRELNEAVGTIRNYYRQRGYLLTQVYLPTQDLQKTTEAEAVVELAILEGTLGEVKAETGEGLNQSYFQSVSEYGLNKGDVLNERNLVRNIMVMNGLPGIQVTSQLNPGEAVGSSDVAVSVEPRARYSGYVAANTYGNRYTGRETLGFGGAINNLNGRGDQLAVVGKVSRDEGQRSLSGLYLTPVGSAGNILNLAYSYVDYELGRDFKQFDASGDAHYFYASLEHPWLRETKKSISFKVGSNYKILDDDVKAFSINNRRNISSLELGVLGDWINETGDVAYQWSLVLTQGNVSFKDASAKDTDRSQLDTQGSFTKWNWTSSRTQVFDNGVNWIVRADYQGTNSNLDIAERFGIGAINRWRQFSDIPSQADQGWMAGTDLRRTFATTGADVTPYIQAVTPFVFYDAGRGKLNHDPIGSSNYVRSQHVGIGTDIQIPGQWVLTTTYSQQKRDLDGSSSNTEYQLWGQLRKNF; from the coding sequence TTGAAAAAACACACGACAGGTATGCGCCTGATTCCTTGGCTGGTCATGGGATATTGCTCGCAGGTTTTGGCAGGGGGCGTTTCGTTCCCGGAGCCCTTGCAGCCCAATATCCCTAGACCGATTATTCCAGAGCCACGGCCCATTATTCAGGTGCCACAAGAAACGCCACAGCCAGAAAAAAAACAAAAGAAATCCAGTCTGAAGATTGTGGTCAAGGCGTTCAAATTTTCTGGTAACAAACAGTTTTCAGATGAGGTGCTTGCAGCACAAGTCGCCTCGCTGACTGGCCATGAAGTTGGTATGCGCGAGCTAAATGAAGCGGTGGGTACCATTCGGAACTATTACCGCCAACGTGGCTACTTGCTGACACAAGTCTATTTGCCTACGCAAGATTTGCAAAAAACTACTGAAGCAGAAGCTGTGGTTGAGTTGGCGATTCTGGAAGGTACTTTGGGCGAGGTGAAAGCCGAAACCGGTGAAGGGCTGAATCAGTCGTATTTCCAGTCTGTTTCCGAGTACGGCTTGAACAAGGGGGATGTGCTCAATGAGCGCAACCTTGTGCGCAATATCATGGTGATGAACGGCTTGCCGGGCATTCAGGTCACCTCTCAGCTCAACCCCGGTGAGGCTGTGGGCAGTTCAGATGTGGCTGTGTCTGTTGAACCCAGAGCGCGTTACAGTGGGTATGTTGCGGCAAACACTTACGGCAACCGTTACACCGGTCGAGAAACATTAGGTTTTGGCGGTGCCATCAACAACCTGAACGGTCGTGGAGATCAATTGGCGGTGGTGGGTAAAGTTTCCAGAGATGAAGGTCAGCGCTCATTGAGTGGATTGTATCTGACCCCTGTTGGCAGTGCAGGTAATATTTTAAATCTGGCTTACAGCTATGTAGATTATGAGCTTGGTCGCGATTTCAAACAGTTTGATGCGTCGGGCGATGCGCATTATTTTTATGCGTCTTTAGAACATCCCTGGTTACGTGAAACTAAAAAAAGCATTTCATTCAAAGTGGGTAGCAACTACAAAATTCTGGATGACGATGTGAAGGCATTTTCTATTAACAACCGCCGTAACATTAGCAGCCTTGAGCTCGGCGTGTTAGGTGATTGGATCAATGAGACCGGTGACGTTGCTTATCAATGGAGTTTGGTGCTCACGCAAGGGAATGTTTCATTCAAGGATGCCTCAGCAAAGGATACGGATAGGTCTCAACTTGATACCCAGGGCAGTTTTACCAAATGGAACTGGACTTCCAGCCGTACGCAGGTATTCGACAATGGCGTTAACTGGATTGTGCGGGCAGATTACCAAGGCACAAATAGTAACCTTGATATCGCAGAGCGCTTTGGTATTGGGGCCATTAACCGCTGGCGTCAATTCTCTGATATCCCCAGCCAGGCAGACCAAGGCTGGATGGCAGGAACTGATTTACGCCGTACTTTTGCGACCACGGGCGCTGACGTGACTCCCTACATCCAAGCTGTGACGCCGTTTGTTTTTTACGATGCTGGTCGTGGCAAGTTAAATCATGACCCGATTGGCAGCAGCAACTATGTCCGCTCCCAACATGTGGGTATCGGTACTGATATCCAGATTCCAGGACAGTGGGTATTAACGACCACTTACTCCCAGCAAAAGCGTGATCTGGATGGGTCGTCAAGTAATACTGAGTACCAGCTCTGGGGTCAGTTGAGAAAAAATTTCTAG